One genomic region from Gemmobacter aquarius encodes:
- a CDS encoding DUF1365 domain-containing protein encodes MTVDLIRGETFHGRKGAVENSFRYSVDYVLLDADRDVGRGFFARNRRGLFSVHDVDHGGPVGAGRGATWVREVLGAHGVQADRVMLMAQPRVLGHVFNPVSFWLCYAGEALAAVIAEVTNTYGERHSYLCRNSDGLAISREDTIVAEKIFYVSPFQPVEGGYRFRFDIRADRVGVWIDYSNGTGGLFTNLIGPRVPLTSGAILWAALRRPFGSRRVLALIHWQALKLAVKGVAFRRRPVPPETEVSQ; translated from the coding sequence ATGACGGTCGATCTGATCCGGGGCGAGACATTCCATGGTCGCAAGGGGGCGGTGGAGAACAGCTTTCGCTACTCGGTCGATTATGTGCTGCTCGATGCGGATCGGGATGTCGGGCGCGGCTTCTTTGCGCGGAACAGGCGCGGACTGTTTTCGGTGCATGATGTCGATCATGGCGGGCCTGTGGGTGCGGGGCGTGGCGCGACGTGGGTGCGCGAGGTTTTGGGCGCGCACGGGGTGCAGGCCGACCGCGTAATGCTGATGGCGCAGCCGAGGGTGCTGGGACATGTGTTCAACCCCGTGTCGTTCTGGCTGTGCTATGCGGGCGAGGCGTTGGCGGCGGTGATTGCCGAAGTGACGAACACCTATGGCGAGCGTCATTCCTATCTGTGCCGCAATTCGGACGGGCTGGCGATAAGCCGCGAGGATACGATTGTGGCGGAGAAGATCTTTTACGTGTCACCCTTTCAGCCGGTCGAGGGGGGGTATCGGTTCCGCTTCGATATCCGCGCAGATCGGGTGGGGGTCTGGATCGATTATTCCAACGGGACGGGCGGGCTGTTCACTAACCTGATCGGGCCGCGGGTGCCGCTGACCAGTGGGGCTATCCTGTGGGCGGCGCTGCGGCGACCGTTCGGGTCGCGGCGGGTGTTGGCGTTGATCCATTGGCAGGCGTTGAAGCTTGCGGTGAAGGGGGTGGCGTTCCGGCGGCGTCCCGTCCCGCCGGAAACCGAGGTCAGCCAGTGA
- a CDS encoding NAD(P)/FAD-dependent oxidoreductase → MPFETLGAVPRRVAVIGGGISGMAAAHLLADSDSVVLFEAEGRLGGHARTKMGGKNGDQPVDTGFIVFNKVNYPNLLGMFDKLDVPYVESSMSFGASVHGGRVEYGLASLDALFAQRKNALSPRFLGMIRDIMRFNKRALAIATAGMTIGELLRALGTGAWFRDYYITPFSGAIWSTPTRGILDFPAEALVRFFQNHHLLDFEGQHQWYTVKGGSIEYVRRLQASLVSRGVDIRLGAPIAAVKREAGTVLVRAQGGEWELFDDVIFATHSDVTLRLLADATPAEAKALGAVRYQANEAVLHRDPSVMPKNKKCWSSWVYVEPAAGASGKIDLTYWMNSLQPIPMEDPIFVTLNSNGGIRDELVDDVVSFDHPVYDLAAIEAQETIRKMNGTLNTWFAGAWMRNGFHEDGFASALDVVEAMRSGARERQMAA, encoded by the coding sequence ATGCCGTTTGAAACCCTTGGTGCCGTTCCCCGTCGTGTCGCTGTGATCGGGGGAGGGATTTCCGGCATGGCCGCCGCGCATCTGTTGGCAGATAGCGACAGTGTGGTTTTGTTCGAGGCCGAAGGGCGGTTGGGGGGCCACGCGCGCACCAAGATGGGCGGCAAGAACGGCGACCAACCTGTCGATACCGGTTTCATCGTGTTCAACAAGGTGAATTACCCGAACCTGCTGGGCATGTTCGACAAGTTGGACGTGCCTTATGTTGAAAGCAGTATGAGCTTTGGCGCTTCGGTGCATGGTGGGCGCGTGGAATACGGGCTGGCCTCGCTAGATGCGCTGTTCGCGCAGCGGAAGAATGCGCTAAGCCCCCGGTTTCTGGGGATGATCCGTGACATTATGCGGTTCAACAAGCGGGCGCTGGCGATTGCGACTGCGGGCATGACGATAGGCGAATTGTTGAGGGCGCTGGGGACCGGGGCGTGGTTCCGCGATTATTACATCACGCCGTTTTCGGGGGCGATCTGGTCGACGCCCACGCGGGGGATACTTGATTTCCCGGCGGAAGCCTTGGTGCGGTTCTTTCAGAACCATCACCTCTTGGACTTCGAAGGGCAGCACCAGTGGTATACGGTGAAGGGCGGATCCATAGAATATGTGCGGCGATTGCAGGCTTCGCTTGTGTCGCGCGGCGTTGATATTCGGCTGGGCGCGCCAATTGCGGCCGTAAAGCGCGAGGCGGGGACGGTGCTCGTGCGGGCGCAGGGCGGTGAATGGGAACTGTTTGACGATGTGATCTTTGCGACCCATTCGGACGTGACACTGCGGCTTTTGGCCGATGCGACCCCTGCAGAGGCCAAGGCGCTGGGGGCAGTGCGCTATCAGGCGAACGAGGCAGTGTTGCACCGTGACCCGTCGGTCATGCCCAAAAACAAGAAGTGCTGGTCGAGTTGGGTTTATGTGGAGCCTGCTGCGGGCGCGTCGGGTAAGATCGATCTGACCTATTGGATGAATTCGCTTCAGCCGATCCCGATGGAAGACCCGATTTTCGTGACGCTGAATTCTAACGGCGGGATCAGGGACGAGCTGGTTGATGACGTGGTGAGTTTCGATCATCCCGTCTATGACCTTGCCGCGATCGAGGCGCAGGAGACCATCAGGAAGATGAACGGCACGCTGAACACGTGGTTCGCGGGCGCATGGATGCGGAACGGGTTCCACGAAGATGGTTTCGCCTCGGCGCTGGATGTGGTCGAGGCAATGCGCTCGGGTGCGCGGGAACGGCAGATGGCGGCATGA
- a CDS encoding sigma-70 family RNA polymerase sigma factor: protein MQADNGNTDWAALVLRVRDHQDKAAFAALFRQFAPRVKAFLMKSGADAALAEECAQDVMATLWQKAHLFDPARASVATWVFTIARNRRIDALRKARRPEPEDLPWGPEPEPDQAEVYEAQQDTDRLGAALAQLPAKQRALIERAYYGDLSHSEIATETGLPLGTIKSRIRLALEKLRQQMS from the coding sequence GTGCAGGCGGATAACGGGAATACGGATTGGGCGGCCCTGGTTCTTCGGGTGCGCGACCATCAGGACAAGGCGGCTTTTGCCGCCCTGTTCAGGCAGTTTGCCCCACGGGTAAAGGCCTTCCTGATGAAGTCGGGCGCCGATGCGGCCTTGGCCGAGGAGTGCGCGCAGGATGTCATGGCGACGCTATGGCAAAAGGCCCATCTCTTCGATCCGGCGCGGGCTTCGGTGGCGACATGGGTCTTTACCATCGCCCGCAACAGAAGAATCGACGCCCTGCGCAAAGCGCGCAGGCCTGAACCGGAAGACCTGCCTTGGGGACCCGAACCTGAACCTGATCAGGCCGAAGTCTACGAGGCGCAACAAGACACCGACAGGTTGGGTGCCGCTTTGGCCCAACTTCCGGCAAAACAGCGCGCTTTGATCGAGCGGGCCTATTACGGTGACCTTTCGCACAGCGAAATTGCCACCGAAACGGGCCTCCCCCTTGGAACGATCAAATCGCGCATCAGATTGGCGTTGGAAAAGCTACGCCAGCAGATGAGTTGA
- a CDS encoding ChrR family anti-sigma-E factor — translation MSIRHHLSDQLLMAYSGGDLPEAFNLVVATHVSLCDECRSRLGAFDAVGGAVLTDTDSVEMSEDSLAACLDRIDMLPQATTRQPLKRAGCFPAPLADYIGGGPDAVKWRPLGMGVKQAMLRTGRDASARLLYIPAGQAVPDHGHRGLELTLVLQGAFRDDSDRFGPGDIEIADEAVEHTPVAETGPACICLAATDAPLRFNALIPRLAQPFLRI, via the coding sequence ATGAGCATACGGCACCATCTTTCTGACCAGCTTCTGATGGCCTATTCGGGCGGTGACCTGCCCGAGGCTTTCAATCTCGTGGTCGCAACCCATGTCTCGCTGTGCGACGAATGCCGCTCGCGGCTTGGCGCGTTCGATGCGGTCGGTGGCGCGGTTCTGACCGACACCGACTCGGTCGAAATGTCCGAAGACAGCCTTGCTGCCTGCCTCGACCGCATCGATATGCTGCCGCAAGCCACCACGCGACAGCCGCTGAAGCGGGCGGGCTGCTTCCCTGCACCCTTGGCCGATTACATTGGCGGCGGGCCGGATGCGGTGAAGTGGCGTCCCCTTGGTATGGGCGTAAAGCAGGCGATGCTTCGGACCGGTCGTGACGCTTCGGCGCGTCTGCTCTATATCCCGGCCGGTCAAGCCGTGCCCGACCATGGCCACCGCGGCCTCGAACTTACGCTGGTGTTGCAGGGCGCATTCCGTGATGACAGTGACCGTTTCGGTCCCGGCGACATCGAGATTGCCGATGAGGCTGTCGAACATACACCAGTAGCCGAAACCGGCCCCGCCTGCATTTGCCTTGCCGCCACCGACGCGCCATTGCGCTTCAACGCTCTGATTCCGCGGCTTGCGCAACCTTTCCTGCGGATTTGA
- a CDS encoding HutD/Ves family protein, translated as MRILGCSDYREMPWANGKGVTVELAKAMRHGRLLWRLSMAVVAEDGPFSIFPDIERNLTVLDGAGFRLLGEAIDLDCQPLRPVAFAGDIPVSAVIYGGVSTDFNVMTDRALPLPEVAVSSGQLAAGGLLAMFALDKAVVNDAAVEPYGLALVEGAAQVIGRVLAVRLFV; from the coding sequence ATGAGGATTTTGGGCTGCTCGGATTATCGGGAAATGCCTTGGGCCAACGGTAAGGGTGTGACAGTCGAACTGGCAAAGGCAATGCGTCACGGTCGATTGCTGTGGCGTCTGTCGATGGCAGTCGTGGCCGAGGATGGACCGTTTTCGATCTTTCCGGACATCGAGCGCAATCTGACCGTTCTGGATGGTGCGGGCTTCCGGCTGCTTGGTGAGGCGATCGATTTAGACTGCCAGCCGCTTCGGCCAGTCGCGTTTGCCGGCGACATTCCGGTCTCGGCGGTGATTTATGGGGGTGTTTCGACCGACTTCAACGTAATGACAGACCGCGCGTTGCCCTTGCCGGAAGTGGCCGTGTCCAGCGGGCAACTGGCGGCCGGTGGGCTTTTGGCAATGTTTGCTCTGGATAAGGCGGTAGTAAACGACGCTGCGGTCGAACCATATGGCTTGGCACTGGTGGAAGGTGCAGCACAGGTTATTGGTCGCGTGCTTGCGGTCCGGTTGTTCGTTTGA
- a CDS encoding DNA recombination protein RmuC has protein sequence MITVAGIDYAWSDPLVLVPAGILLVLLVMLVLILRAAGRSATMAGPVLREVTWLADRVQSLSDGQERLAGGLHHVSEAQAVSQSAMLRVMEQRLAEVQRNMVENLQGSSTRTARSLGELQQRLETIDKAQANIEKLSGNVLSLQDILSNKQTRGAFGEIQLNDIVLKALPSDAYTMQATLSNGRRADCLVHLPKPPGPIAIDAKFPLEAYEMLRRAQTAQAKAEAERAFRGAVRVHIKAIAERYIIEGETADGALMFLPSEAVYAELHANFPDVVREGFAVKVWIVSPTTCMATLNTMRAVLKDARMREQAGAIRKELAALYGDVERLGTRVENLDRHFGQAAKDIEEIKISTEKATKRARRLDNFDFEELGGDSVPLIPPRAAE, from the coding sequence ATGATCACGGTTGCGGGCATCGACTACGCGTGGAGCGACCCGCTGGTGCTGGTGCCTGCCGGAATCCTTCTGGTACTCTTGGTGATGCTGGTGCTTATCTTGCGCGCTGCGGGCCGGTCGGCGACCATGGCCGGGCCTGTGCTGCGCGAGGTGACGTGGTTGGCGGATCGCGTGCAAAGCCTGTCTGACGGGCAAGAACGTTTGGCGGGTGGTCTGCACCATGTGTCCGAAGCGCAGGCGGTCAGCCAATCCGCGATGCTGCGCGTGATGGAGCAGCGGTTGGCCGAAGTGCAGCGCAACATGGTGGAAAACCTGCAAGGGAGCAGCACACGCACGGCAAGGTCGTTGGGCGAATTGCAGCAGCGGCTAGAGACCATCGACAAGGCACAGGCGAATATCGAAAAGCTGTCGGGTAATGTTCTGTCTTTGCAGGACATCCTATCCAACAAGCAGACGCGTGGCGCGTTCGGTGAAATACAGTTGAATGACATCGTCCTGAAGGCTTTGCCGTCGGATGCCTATACAATGCAGGCAACACTGTCGAACGGGAGACGTGCCGATTGTCTGGTCCACTTGCCAAAGCCTCCGGGGCCGATTGCCATCGACGCAAAATTTCCTTTGGAAGCCTATGAGATGCTGCGTCGGGCGCAAACCGCGCAGGCAAAGGCCGAGGCCGAGCGGGCGTTTCGCGGGGCTGTGCGCGTTCATATAAAGGCGATCGCCGAGCGGTATATCATCGAGGGAGAGACGGCGGACGGGGCGTTGATGTTCCTGCCCTCGGAAGCTGTCTATGCCGAGCTGCACGCGAATTTTCCAGATGTGGTGCGCGAAGGCTTTGCCGTAAAGGTCTGGATCGTGTCGCCCACCACCTGCATGGCCACGCTGAACACGATGCGGGCGGTGCTGAAAGACGCCCGGATGCGCGAACAGGCAGGAGCGATCCGCAAGGAACTGGCAGCGCTTTACGGCGATGTGGAGCGGCTGGGGACGCGGGTCGAGAACCTCGACCGTCATTTCGGGCAAGCGGCGAAGGATATCGAGGAGATCAAGATTTCCACCGAAAAGGCGACCAAACGGGCGCGTCGGCTGGACAATTTCGATTTCGAGGAATTGGGCGGCGACTCTGTGCCGTTGATCCCCCCGAGGGCCGCAGAATGA